Sequence from the Burkholderia sp. GAS332 genome:
CCGATCACGATCGCCTTTTGCGAGTCGCGCTCGACAAGGATCGTCGCGAAGATGCGCTTAAGGCGCCCTTCCTCCTCGAACTTCTCGATCACGACTGTACTGGTGTACGGCAGTTCGTCGCCGGTCCAGCGGAACACCTTCTCACGCAGGATCTCGGCGGCGAGGAACCGTGAACTGCGGTCGGTCAGGTCATCTTCGCCATAGATCGGATCGCCCTCCGGCAGATAGGGCTTGATCGTGTCCAGCAGGCGCGCGACGTCTTCCGGATTCGTGGCCGACAGCGGCACCATCTCGACGAATTCGCGCAATTGGCTCAGTTGTTGCATGAACGGGAACAGCGTCGCCTTGTCGCTGACGCAGTCGAGTTTGTTCGCGATCAGCAGCGTGGGCATGCCGGGCGGGATCAGGTCAAGCACCTTCTGATCGTCCGGCCCAAAGCGGCCGGCCTCGATCACGAACAGGATCACGTCGACCGACGTCAGCGTCGACGTGACCGCGCGGTTCAGCGAACGGTTCAGCGCGGCGGCGTGGCGGGTCTGGAAACCTGGCGTATCGACAAAGATGAATTGCGCGTCTTTGGTCGTATTAATGCCGGTGATGCGGTGGCGGGTTGTCTGTGCCTTGCGCGACGTGATGCTGATCTTCTGGCCGACGAGCGCATTCATCAAGGTCGACTTGCCGACGTTCGGGCGGCCGACGATGGCGATCGTTCCGCAACGGAAACCAGGAGGAGAAGAAGTGACGGCCGGATCGTTCATAGTGTGCATCCCGATGATGACAACGAGCCCCGACAACGACCTGAGAAGTTAATATTGGGTCAGTTGATTATAGACAGCCAGGTCGCGTTCGATAGAGGTCGGCATGTCGATATGCTTACCAATAAGACCGATAGTTAATATCGTCTTATCCGCTGTTGATGTAAGCGGCTAGTCACGCCGAGAATGTCACACAGCTAGCTTTCCGTTATGCGGCCCCGTTCGTTTCATCGACCCCATGCCCGCCCTTTCTCTGTCTCCCGCTGAGCGCTCCGCGCTGCGCGCCCAGGCGCAAGCGCTTAAGCCTGTCGTGCTAGTCGGCGCCGAAGGACTGACTGATGCGGTGCTCGCCGAGATCGACGTACACCTCGCCGCACACAGCCTGATCAAGATCCGCGTATCGAGCGACGAACGCGACGCGCGCGACGCAATCTGCGAGCAGATTTGCGATTGTCTCGGTGCCGCACCGGTCCAGCATATCGGTAAGCTGCTCGTCATCTGGAAGCCCGCAGCGGCCCAGCCCCATTCCGTGCGCAGCATGTCAGGCGTTGCCGGAGACGTCGGCACAGTGAAGAAAGGTGCACCGCGCATCGTCAAGGTCGTCAAGCGGTCGCCCCATGCACCGGCAGTACGCCGCTCGAAGCTGCGGAAACTCGTGGTCCGCGGCAACGAGCGCGTGACCGCGGGCGGCAATGTCAAACGCGCGAAGAAACGCCAGACGAGCGCGAAGCGCCAGAATCAGGGCCATCAATAATCCCGTCGCTCCGCGCGCATTGCATGGGTACTGCCTTTGCGGCAGTATGCATGAGTGATGCCAGCGAGCTTCATCTGACAGGTTGCCTGTGACGCAGGGATTTCTTCATGGGAGGGACTTTACGATGGCCCAACAACTGATCGTCGCGGTTTTTAGCAACGTGGCTGACGCGGAGAAAGCTGGCATGGATTTTCGGAATCTCGAAGAAAAGGATGCGAGCTTTAAGGTCGAAAGCGGTGTGATGATTCAAAAGGACCCGGCTGGAAAAGTGACCTTGCTCGGTACAAAGACACAACCATTTTGGGGTGTTGTAATCGGTGCCATAACGGGCGGCCTGATTGGTATGCTCGGTGGGCCATCCGGCGCGATACTCGGCTTCACGATCGGGGCAAGTACAGGGCTAGCTGGCGTTGCACTCATCGATATACTCGATCATGAGTTCGTCGATTCCATCAGCGGTGATTTTGCGCCGGGATGTGTTGCCATCATCCTCGAGGCTGCCGAAGCAACGCCCGATGCGGTTGACAAGATCGTTGCAGCGCATCGTGGAACGGACTACCGCAAGCCACTTGGGGCATAAAAACAGGGCGTCGGTTTCGATCGCTGATCTCGAACCATTTTACGGTTCAAGCCGGAATCGCCTGAACGCCGTGCGAGGGCTATGGCTGG
This genomic interval carries:
- a CDS encoding GTP-binding protein Era — its product is MNDPAVTSSPPGFRCGTIAIVGRPNVGKSTLMNALVGQKISITSRKAQTTRHRITGINTTKDAQFIFVDTPGFQTRHAAALNRSLNRAVTSTLTSVDVILFVIEAGRFGPDDQKVLDLIPPGMPTLLIANKLDCVSDKATLFPFMQQLSQLREFVEMVPLSATNPEDVARLLDTIKPYLPEGDPIYGEDDLTDRSSRFLAAEILREKVFRWTGDELPYTSTVVIEKFEEEGRLKRIFATILVERDSQKAIVIGKNGAKLKQINTDARIDMEKLFDGPVYLETFVKVKSGWADNEAGLRAYGYE
- a CDS encoding putative RNA-binding protein, YhbY family, yielding MPALSLSPAERSALRAQAQALKPVVLVGAEGLTDAVLAEIDVHLAAHSLIKIRVSSDERDARDAICEQICDCLGAAPVQHIGKLLVIWKPAAAQPHSVRSMSGVAGDVGTVKKGAPRIVKVVKRSPHAPAVRRSKLRKLVVRGNERVTAGGNVKRAKKRQTSAKRQNQGHQ
- a CDS encoding Uncharacterized membrane protein, which encodes MAQQLIVAVFSNVADAEKAGMDFRNLEEKDASFKVESGVMIQKDPAGKVTLLGTKTQPFWGVVIGAITGGLIGMLGGPSGAILGFTIGASTGLAGVALIDILDHEFVDSISGDFAPGCVAIILEAAEATPDAVDKIVAAHRGTDYRKPLGA